CGTACTTCTTCGCAACGGAACAGCCCGTCGGCATTCCGCTGACGCCCTGGCAGTTCGTGATTGGGTGGCCGCTGTGGCTGGCCGCCATCGTCGCGATCGCTATCGCCGGCGCTTCCGGTTGGTTGCAGGACCGCTTCTTGTGGGGCAAGCTCCGCAAGCGCGGAGTCGGCATCGTGCAGCAGATGATTGTCTCCATCGGTCTGTCGCTCGCCCTCCTCAACTTCCTGCAGTGGTGGATCGGCCCTGACCGGATCCGTCTGAGCAAGGCGATCGAGGTCCGTCACCAAGTGGGGCCGATCCAGGTGGGCAACATCACGCTCATGTCGATCGCCATCGCGGCCATTGCCCTGATCGGCGTCGCGCTGTTCCTCCAGCGCACCCGGCTCGGGCGGGCCACCCGTGCGGTGTCCGACAATCCATCGCTCGCGGCGGCCTCGGGAATCAAGGTCGATTCGATTGTGCGCCTGGTGTGGATCATGGCGGTCAGCCTTGCGGCGCTTGGGGGAATCCTCATGGCCCTCTACGACAACGGCACCAAGTTCGACGTCGGCGCCCGCCTGCTGCTCCTGATGTTCGCGGCGGTGACCCTCGGCGGCCTCGGTCAGGCCTATGGCGCGCTGGCGGGTTCACTCGTCATCGGCGTCGTCGTCGAAACCTCGACGCTGTGGCTCGGTCCCGACCTCAAGTACGCGACTGCGCTCGGAATTCTCATCATCGTGCTCTTGGTGAGACCACAAGGAATACTCGGACGAGCGGAAAGGGTGGGTTAGGCCATGGGTGACCTTCTCATTGACGTGGTGCGCGAGGCGTTCACGCCCACCACCGCCGCCTTCGCCCTCGCGGCGGTCGGCCTTAACTTTCACTTTGGCCTGACTGGCCTCCTGAACATGGGCCAAGCAGGCTTCATGTTGCTGGGAATGTACGGCTTCGCCATCACGATTAGGGAAGGCGGCCCGTTGTGGCTTGCCGTCATCGTGGCGATCGCGGTCGCGATGGTTTTCGGGCTTCTGCTCGGATGGCCGACGCTCAAACTGCGAGGCGACTATCTAGCAATCGTGACCATTGCGGCCGCCGAAATGGTTCGCTACCTCGGCCGCTCGCAAAACCTCAACTCGCTGACGGGCGCCTCGACCGGAATCCGCGGCAATGAGTTCAAGGGCCCGTTCGAAGACCTGTCGCCGTTCCCCGACAGCATGGTCGACGTCGGACCGTTCGCTCTGCACGGCACGCGTTCCACGAGTTGGTGGCTTGTCATCGTCGCCTGGGTCGTCGTTGCCATCTTCATCGCCATCTTCTGGCGCTTGTCGCGCTCCCCTTGGGGCCGGGTGCTGAAGGGCATCCGGGAAGACGAGGACGCGGTGCGCTCGCTTGGCAAGAACGTCTACTCATACAAGATGCAGGCGCTCGTGATCGGCGGCGGCGTTGGAGCTCTCGCTGGCGTGATTTGGTCTCTTGGCGCTTCAGTGCAGCCAGACTCGATGGGAAGGCCAACCACCTTCTGGGTGTGGACCCTCCTGCTCCTGGGAGGAGCTGCGACAATCTTCGGTCCGGTGCTCGGCTCGATCCTCTTCTGGTGCGCGCTCGTCTTGGTCAAGGGACTTGCTGCCATGTGGATCCCCGACACTGTGCTCAACCAGCAACAACTCGAGCCCTTCTCGTTGGTGCTCGTAGGAGTCACTCTCATGTGTCTCGTGATCTTCAGACCACAAGGAGTGCTCGGCGACAAGAGGGAGTTGGCCTTCAATGACTGACACGAATCCGTTCGCGAACACCCCTCACGAGCCGGGCGCTGCGAAAGCGGACCCGATCATCATTGCCGACCGCGTGAAGCGGCGCTTCGGCGGTCTCGTCGCCGTCGATGTCGAGCACTTTGAAGTCCAGCGTCACGCGATCACCGCGCTCATTGGTCCTAACGGTGCTGGAAAGTCGACCTTCTTCAACCTCCTCACCGGATTCGACAAGCCTCAACGCGGTGAGTGGCTCTTCAACGGCACGTCCATGAAGGGCGTCTCGCCAGCCAAGGTGGCACGCGCCGGCAAGGTCCGCACCTTCCAACTCACGAAGGCGCTCAACCGGATGACGGTCATCGAGAACATGCGGCTCGGCGCTGCAGGTCAGCGAGGCGAGAACATCTTTGCCGCGTTCATCCCCTCGCTGTGGCGCCAACGCGAAGCCGACATCACCGAGAAGGCACACGAGCTTCTCCACCGCTTCTCTTTGTATGAGAAGAAGGACGACTTCGCCGGTTCTCTCTCCGGTGGGCAACGAAAGCTTCTCGAAATGGCCCGCGCCCTCATG
The Demequina sp. TMPB413 DNA segment above includes these coding regions:
- a CDS encoding branched-chain amino acid ABC transporter permease produces the protein MKRSLDTRVVLRALVVFLVAAVAVTWLLSAQASGTTQSPGVTSNIATETAFGLAGSADAVVTTDVAPTPEQTAVSDSQSRVLQNVFNGVVFGLMLALASVGLSLIYGTTGLSNFAHGEQVSLGAMLAYFFATEQPVGIPLTPWQFVIGWPLWLAAIVAIAIAGASGWLQDRFLWGKLRKRGVGIVQQMIVSIGLSLALLNFLQWWIGPDRIRLSKAIEVRHQVGPIQVGNITLMSIAIAAIALIGVALFLQRTRLGRATRAVSDNPSLAAASGIKVDSIVRLVWIMAVSLAALGGILMALYDNGTKFDVGARLLLLMFAAVTLGGLGQAYGALAGSLVIGVVVETSTLWLGPDLKYATALGILIIVLLVRPQGILGRAERVG
- a CDS encoding branched-chain amino acid ABC transporter permease, with amino-acid sequence MGDLLIDVVREAFTPTTAAFALAAVGLNFHFGLTGLLNMGQAGFMLLGMYGFAITIREGGPLWLAVIVAIAVAMVFGLLLGWPTLKLRGDYLAIVTIAAAEMVRYLGRSQNLNSLTGASTGIRGNEFKGPFEDLSPFPDSMVDVGPFALHGTRSTSWWLVIVAWVVVAIFIAIFWRLSRSPWGRVLKGIREDEDAVRSLGKNVYSYKMQALVIGGGVGALAGVIWSLGASVQPDSMGRPTTFWVWTLLLLGGAATIFGPVLGSILFWCALVLVKGLAAMWIPDTVLNQQQLEPFSLVLVGVTLMCLVIFRPQGVLGDKRELAFND
- a CDS encoding ABC transporter ATP-binding protein; its protein translation is MTDTNPFANTPHEPGAAKADPIIIADRVKRRFGGLVAVDVEHFEVQRHAITALIGPNGAGKSTFFNLLTGFDKPQRGEWLFNGTSMKGVSPAKVARAGKVRTFQLTKALNRMTVIENMRLGAAGQRGENIFAAFIPSLWRQREADITEKAHELLHRFSLYEKKDDFAGSLSGGQRKLLEMARALMSEPEMVMLDEPMAGVNPALTESLLDHIVQLKNEGVSVLFVEHDMHMVRRISDWVVVMAEGRIIAEGPPDTVMQNAEVQEAYLGVHHDTDLSEESSS